One genomic region from Solwaraspora sp. WMMD792 encodes:
- the secD gene encoding protein translocase subunit SecD, which translates to MAPPQGQMRPGRQLAALGLIFAVLYLMVFFAGASGSWQDRLEPKLGLDLIGGTRVTLEATTEDGSAPPAASLERARDIIESRVNSLGVSEAEVVTEGDRNIVVSLPGQNRDLSEIGNAAELRFRKVLKATDGGEPIQPQASPTPSEDAGEEGTDASPSPGASPDAESSPGAESSPEAEAEQSPAAGGEGGMAQPDPTSSASPSPEASPSASPTPAADADADGPADLAEVQAKVGEAAWAAATGLQAPADFSADPTLAETLAPFGELTPAEIRVLPAGVQFNVPYVTCDKLLLRQAGSIRDESQQVVACEGLVKYLLDEAKVVGTDVSDASGVLDQTTGQPVVSLNFTGSGQRAWTELTREAFNNTDQECDASALGQDGKCRVAVVLDNEVISSPEIQGVLTGDSQITGDFTLATANELAGNLRYGALPLTFEAQEAQSISATLGTEHLRAGLLAAGIGMLLVAIYSFFYYRLLGIVIFLSLILSALLVFGAMVVLGRQIGFTLTLAGIAGLIVSLGVAADSFVLYFERLKDEIREGRSPRSAVPRAWLRARRTIISANAITLMAAVVLYIVSVGTVKGFAFALGLATVLDLVVVFLFRHPIMSMLARTKAFLSPRVSGLGRAVKTEDETPIRNPRVKEA; encoded by the coding sequence GTGGCACCACCTCAGGGACAGATGCGCCCCGGGCGGCAGCTCGCCGCACTCGGGCTCATCTTCGCCGTCCTCTACCTCATGGTGTTCTTCGCCGGAGCCAGCGGCAGCTGGCAGGACCGGCTGGAGCCCAAACTCGGCCTGGACCTGATCGGTGGCACCCGGGTCACCCTGGAGGCGACCACCGAGGACGGCAGCGCGCCGCCGGCCGCTTCGCTGGAGCGGGCCCGCGACATCATCGAGAGCCGGGTGAACAGCCTAGGCGTCTCCGAGGCCGAGGTGGTCACCGAGGGCGACCGCAACATCGTCGTCTCGCTGCCCGGCCAGAACCGCGACCTGTCCGAGATCGGCAACGCGGCTGAGCTGCGGTTCCGCAAGGTACTCAAGGCCACCGACGGCGGTGAGCCGATTCAGCCGCAGGCGTCCCCGACGCCGAGCGAGGACGCCGGCGAGGAGGGCACCGACGCGTCGCCGTCGCCCGGTGCCTCGCCCGACGCAGAGTCGTCGCCGGGCGCGGAGTCGTCGCCGGAGGCGGAGGCCGAGCAGAGCCCGGCCGCCGGCGGTGAGGGCGGCATGGCCCAGCCGGACCCGACCAGCTCCGCGAGCCCCAGCCCGGAGGCCAGCCCGAGCGCGTCCCCGACGCCCGCCGCCGACGCGGACGCCGACGGGCCGGCCGACCTCGCCGAGGTCCAGGCGAAGGTCGGCGAGGCGGCCTGGGCGGCGGCGACCGGCCTGCAGGCCCCGGCCGACTTCAGCGCCGACCCGACGCTGGCCGAGACCCTGGCCCCGTTCGGCGAGCTGACCCCGGCGGAGATCCGGGTGCTGCCGGCCGGTGTGCAGTTCAACGTGCCGTACGTGACCTGCGACAAGCTCCTGCTGCGCCAGGCCGGCTCGATCCGCGACGAGTCCCAGCAGGTCGTCGCCTGCGAGGGCCTGGTCAAGTACCTGCTGGACGAGGCGAAGGTGGTCGGCACCGACGTCAGCGACGCCAGCGGTGTGCTCGACCAGACCACCGGCCAGCCGGTGGTCAGCCTGAACTTCACCGGCTCCGGCCAGCGCGCCTGGACCGAGCTGACCCGCGAGGCGTTCAACAACACCGACCAGGAGTGCGACGCGAGCGCGCTCGGCCAGGACGGCAAGTGCCGGGTCGCGGTGGTCCTCGACAACGAGGTGATCTCCTCACCGGAGATCCAGGGCGTGCTCACCGGCGACTCGCAGATCACCGGCGACTTCACCCTCGCCACCGCCAACGAGCTGGCCGGAAACCTGCGCTACGGTGCGCTGCCGCTGACCTTCGAGGCGCAGGAGGCGCAGAGCATCTCCGCCACCCTGGGCACCGAGCACCTGCGCGCCGGGCTGCTCGCCGCCGGCATCGGCATGCTGCTGGTCGCGATCTACTCGTTCTTCTACTACCGGCTGCTCGGCATCGTGATCTTCCTCAGCCTGATCCTGTCGGCGCTGCTGGTCTTCGGCGCGATGGTGGTGCTCGGCCGGCAGATCGGCTTCACCCTCACCCTCGCCGGCATCGCCGGTCTGATCGTCTCGCTCGGTGTGGCGGCCGACTCGTTCGTGCTGTACTTCGAACGCCTCAAGGACGAGATACGCGAGGGTCGAAGTCCCCGCAGCGCCGTACCCCGGGCCTGGCTGCGGGCCCGGCGGACGATCATCTCGGCCAACGCCATCACCCTGATGGCCGCCGTGGTGCTCTACATCGTCTCGGTCGGTACGGTGAAGGGCTTCGCCTTCGCTCTCGGCCTCGCCACCGTCCTCGACCTGGTCGTGGTGTTCCTGTTCCGGCACCCGATCATGTCGATGCTGGCCCGGACCAAGGCGTTCCTGTCGCCCCGGGTCAGCGGCCTCGGCCGCGCGGTGAAGACCGAGGACGAGACCCCGATCCGCAACCCGCGCGTCAAGGAGGCCTGA
- the yajC gene encoding preprotein translocase subunit YajC has translation MPILMIGLLFVVMYFMMIRPQQKRRREAEQMQSSISAGDEVVTIGGLYGTVSSMDDETVMLEVSPGVHERYARPAIARVVPKTDASATTESAPADEVPTKD, from the coding sequence ATGCCCATCCTGATGATCGGCCTGCTCTTTGTCGTCATGTACTTCATGATGATCCGGCCGCAGCAGAAGCGGCGCCGCGAAGCCGAGCAGATGCAGTCGTCGATCAGCGCCGGCGACGAGGTCGTCACCATCGGCGGCCTGTACGGCACCGTGTCCAGCATGGACGACGAGACGGTGATGCTCGAGGTCTCGCCCGGCGTGCACGAGCGTTACGCCCGACCGGCGATCGCCCGGGTGGTGCCGAAGACCGACGCCAGCGCGACGACCGAGTCCGCCCCGGCGGACGAGGTGCCGACCAAGGACTGA